In Polyangia bacterium, a single genomic region encodes these proteins:
- the murD gene encoding UDP-N-acetylmuramoyl-L-alanine--D-glutamate ligase encodes MNGELQGKRVLVVGLGKSGVAAALLCVAGGAAQVTVTDRNSATQLAGALAKLPPSVRQELGGHRRETFVGSDLIVLSPGVPPIPEIAAARAGGVTIIGELELAGRFIEAPMVAITGTNGKSTTTTLCGLMLRATGAPTFVGGNLGTPLAEAVGTPAAGPRGYCVVEVSSFQLETSKTFHPRVAVLLNITPDHLDRYASMNEYAAAKARIFAGQGPGDFAVVNVDDLLVMRAAAGAPSRKLGISTEHRIDGGGGWVEGDDLIVRLPGAPVEIYPGTLPALVGRHNQQNALAALLAARLAGASAAEARRALVEFRPLAHRMELVAEKDGVSYYDDSKGTNVGAVVATLAGFPRPVVLIAGGRDKGGDYGPLADVLAKVGRAAVLIGEAAERIAAALPAPLPVRRAASMDEAVALAARLSRPGDAVVLSPACSSFDMFRDYIHRAEVFRAAVRVQVGPSDDEESSPTLAERSL; translated from the coding sequence ATGAACGGCGAGCTGCAAGGAAAACGCGTGTTGGTGGTCGGCCTGGGGAAATCCGGGGTGGCGGCGGCGTTGCTGTGCGTGGCCGGCGGCGCCGCCCAGGTGACCGTCACCGATCGCAACAGCGCCACCCAGCTGGCCGGCGCGCTGGCCAAGCTGCCGCCCAGCGTCCGGCAAGAGCTGGGCGGTCACCGACGGGAGACCTTCGTCGGCAGCGATCTGATCGTCCTTTCCCCGGGCGTGCCGCCCATCCCCGAGATCGCCGCCGCCCGCGCCGGCGGCGTCACGATCATCGGCGAGCTTGAGCTGGCCGGGCGTTTCATCGAGGCGCCCATGGTGGCCATCACCGGCACGAACGGAAAATCGACCACCACCACGCTGTGCGGCCTGATGCTGCGAGCGACGGGCGCGCCGACGTTCGTGGGCGGCAACCTGGGCACGCCGCTGGCCGAAGCCGTCGGCACGCCGGCCGCCGGTCCGCGCGGCTATTGCGTGGTCGAGGTGTCCAGCTTTCAGCTGGAGACCTCCAAGACGTTTCACCCGCGGGTGGCTGTCTTGCTGAACATCACCCCCGATCACCTGGACCGTTACGCCAGCATGAACGAATACGCGGCGGCGAAGGCGCGCATCTTCGCCGGGCAAGGCCCGGGCGATTTCGCCGTGGTCAACGTCGACGATCTGCTGGTGATGCGCGCGGCGGCCGGCGCGCCCAGCCGCAAGCTCGGCATCTCGACCGAGCATCGCATCGACGGCGGCGGCGGCTGGGTCGAAGGCGACGATCTGATCGTGCGCCTGCCGGGCGCGCCGGTGGAGATTTATCCCGGCACGCTGCCGGCGCTGGTGGGTCGGCATAACCAGCAAAACGCGCTGGCGGCGCTGCTGGCGGCGCGCCTGGCCGGAGCCTCCGCGGCGGAGGCGCGGCGCGCGCTGGTGGAATTTCGCCCGCTGGCCCACCGGATGGAACTGGTGGCGGAGAAAGACGGCGTTTCGTACTACGACGATTCGAAGGGCACCAACGTGGGCGCCGTGGTGGCCACGCTGGCCGGATTTCCGCGCCCGGTGGTGCTCATCGCCGGTGGGCGCGACAAGGGCGGCGACTATGGCCCGCTGGCCGACGTGCTGGCCAAGGTCGGGCGCGCGGCGGTTTTGATCGGCGAGGCGGCGGAGCGCATCGCCGCGGCGTTGCCCGCGCCGCTGCCGGTGCGCCGCGCCGCCAGCATGGACGAAGCGGTGGCGCTGGCGGCCCGGCTCAGCCGTCCCGGCGACGCGGTGGTGCTGTCGCCGGCCTGTTCCAGTTTCGACATGTTTCGCGACTATATCCATCGCGCCGAGGTCTTTCGCGCCGCCGTGCGCGTGCAGGTCGGTCCCAGCGACGACGAGGAATCGTCACCCACCCTTGCCGAGCGGAGCCTTTGA
- the rsmH gene encoding 16S rRNA (cytosine(1402)-N(4))-methyltransferase RsmH, producing the protein MTGPALSFSDHQPVLLDAVLQHLAPSPGGRYCDATVGLGGHASAVLERSGPDGRLIGLDRDQEALRTAAVRLASFGDRVSLIHAPFSQVGKVLDDLGAIPIDGFVVDLGVSSPQLDTPERGFSFQRNGPLDMRMDQSQGETVADLLLRVDEIELGRILREYGEERYAARIARSILQARDRGELSSTGALGALVARALPHHERHKNPATRTFQALRIAVNQELTELEQFLDQMADCLRPGGRICIIAFHSLEDRIVKHRLRQLAARNGPTPPKLRLLTKHVVVADEAERLANPRSRSAKLRAAERI; encoded by the coding sequence ATGACCGGTCCTGCGCTTTCCTTTTCCGACCATCAACCGGTCCTGCTGGACGCGGTTTTGCAGCACCTCGCCCCGAGCCCGGGCGGTCGGTACTGCGATGCAACCGTCGGGCTGGGCGGGCACGCCAGCGCGGTGCTGGAACGATCGGGACCGGACGGGCGGCTGATCGGTCTCGATCGCGATCAAGAAGCGCTGCGGACGGCCGCTGTTCGCTTGGCGTCGTTCGGCGATCGAGTCTCGCTGATCCACGCGCCGTTCTCGCAAGTGGGCAAAGTTCTAGATGATCTGGGCGCGATCCCGATCGACGGCTTCGTGGTTGATCTGGGTGTGTCGTCGCCGCAGCTGGACACCCCCGAGCGCGGCTTTTCGTTTCAGCGCAATGGCCCGCTGGACATGCGCATGGATCAAAGCCAGGGCGAGACGGTGGCCGACCTCTTGCTGCGCGTGGATGAGATCGAGCTTGGTCGCATCCTGCGCGAGTACGGCGAGGAGCGCTATGCCGCCCGCATCGCCCGGTCAATCCTGCAAGCGCGCGATCGCGGCGAGCTGTCGTCGACCGGTGCGCTGGGCGCGCTGGTGGCCCGCGCGTTGCCCCATCACGAGCGTCACAAGAACCCGGCGACGCGCACCTTCCAGGCGCTGCGCATCGCTGTTAACCAAGAGCTGACCGAGCTGGAACAGTTTCTCGACCAGATGGCCGACTGCCTGCGCCCCGGCGGCCGCATCTGCATCATTGCATTTCACTCGCTGGAGGATCGCATCGTCAAGCATCGGCTGCGCCAACTGGCGGCGCGCAATGGCCCCACGCCGCCAAAGCTGCGCTTGCTGACCAAGCACGTGGTGGTGGCCGACGAGGCCGAGCGGTTGGCCAACCCACGCTCGCGCTCGGCCAAGCTGCGCGCGGCGGAGAGGATCTGA
- a CDS encoding UDP-N-acetylmuramoyl-L-alanyl-D-glutamate--2,6-diaminopimelate ligase yields MNAPAFQLSALLAGVEGAVVRGGALVEDITVADVRDDSRLVQPGDLFIAVPGTATDGRAFVAAAVQRGARVVVTEGGGLLPDAGAVTMVTVANARQAQALIAANRFKDGAALDLMAVTGTNGKTTTTYLVEAMLAATGLIPGVIGTVSYRSAAAGWRGGARAASLTTPGALALHALLAEMRAAGTTDVILEASSQALDQRRLDGCRFRVAALTNVTQDHLDYHQSMDRYFDAKALLFERLLDPARGVAVFLLDGDAGRKMRRRVRGLPTLGVTVKTAAPGADIAVAEQHLSADGTRARFSTPVGSIDVASPLVGEFNLANIATAVGMGVARGLPPNAIAAGIGALPMVPGRLERVPNQRGILCVVDYAHTPDALERAIAALRPLTSKRLFVVFGCGGDRDRGKRPLMGEVAARDGDIAIVTSDNPRSEDPGSIVDMVADGARRALAPELSADELPGAFRGFTRVVDRRAAIRLGAASVQPGDVLLIAGKGHEDYQIIGTTKYPFDDRLVAAAALAARDEAGP; encoded by the coding sequence ATGAACGCGCCGGCGTTTCAACTTTCCGCGCTGCTGGCCGGCGTGGAGGGCGCGGTGGTCAGGGGCGGCGCGCTCGTCGAGGACATCACCGTCGCCGACGTGCGCGACGATTCGCGCCTGGTGCAACCGGGTGACCTGTTCATCGCCGTGCCGGGCACCGCCACCGACGGGCGCGCCTTCGTGGCCGCCGCCGTCCAGCGCGGCGCGCGCGTGGTGGTGACCGAAGGGGGCGGCCTGCTGCCCGACGCCGGCGCGGTCACCATGGTGACGGTGGCGAACGCGCGTCAGGCCCAGGCGCTGATCGCCGCCAACCGATTCAAGGACGGCGCCGCGCTTGATCTGATGGCCGTGACCGGCACCAACGGCAAGACCACCACCACCTATCTGGTCGAAGCGATGCTGGCAGCGACGGGATTGATCCCGGGCGTGATCGGCACGGTCAGTTATCGCTCGGCGGCGGCGGGCTGGCGCGGTGGGGCGCGGGCGGCGTCGCTGACCACTCCCGGCGCGCTGGCCTTGCACGCGCTGCTGGCCGAGATGCGCGCCGCCGGCACCACCGACGTGATCTTGGAAGCGTCGTCGCAAGCGCTGGATCAGCGGCGATTGGACGGCTGCCGGTTTCGCGTGGCGGCGCTGACCAACGTGACGCAAGACCACCTCGACTATCATCAATCGATGGACCGGTACTTCGACGCGAAGGCCCTCCTGTTCGAACGGCTGCTGGATCCGGCGCGCGGCGTGGCGGTGTTCCTGCTCGACGGCGACGCGGGACGGAAGATGCGGCGGCGCGTGCGCGGGCTGCCGACGCTGGGGGTGACGGTGAAGACCGCCGCGCCCGGCGCCGACATCGCCGTCGCCGAGCAACACCTGTCGGCAGACGGAACGCGGGCGCGTTTTTCCACGCCGGTGGGCTCTATCGACGTCGCGTCGCCGCTGGTGGGCGAGTTCAACCTGGCGAACATCGCCACCGCAGTCGGGATGGGCGTGGCGCGTGGCCTGCCGCCCAATGCGATCGCCGCCGGCATCGGCGCGCTGCCCATGGTTCCCGGTCGCCTGGAACGCGTGCCCAACCAGCGCGGAATCTTGTGCGTGGTCGACTACGCCCACACGCCCGACGCCCTGGAGCGGGCCATCGCGGCGCTGCGCCCGCTGACCAGCAAGCGTCTGTTCGTGGTCTTCGGCTGCGGCGGCGATCGCGATCGGGGCAAGCGCCCGCTGATGGGCGAGGTAGCGGCGCGCGACGGCGACATCGCCATCGTCACCTCGGACAACCCGCGCAGCGAAGATCCCGGATCGATCGTCGACATGGTCGCTGACGGCGCCCGCCGCGCGCTGGCCCCGGAGCTTTCCGCCGACGAATTGCCGGGGGCCTTTCGTGGCTTCACCCGCGTCGTCGATCGGCGCGCGGCGATCCGCCTCGGCGCTGCGTCGGTGCAGCCGGGCGATGTCCTGCTCATCGCCGGCAAGGGACACGAGGACTATCAGATCATCGGCACCACGAAATATCCGTTCGACGATCGCCTTGTAGCGGCGGCGGCGTTGGCGGCGCGAGACGAGGCCGGACCGTGA
- a CDS encoding penicillin-binding transpeptidase domain-containing protein, with product MIAATRWTRIRLVACGVGFGLLFTAVGRRAYHLQVVQADHLRTMAEEQYLREIELPPRRGRILDRNGAELASTADVDSIYCNPRRLPDVRDASRRLAYVLGLERRELEKKLSQKRFFAWVKRKVTPDEVTAVRALNLPGIAFTREPRRFYPNRTLAATVMGHAGSDGGGLDGVELSFDKYLRGSTSSVQGVRDALGRDLMVEGMADMPTGVGSDVVLTIDRYLTFVTEKALADATAAHHAKSVIAVVMDPSNGEVLAMASTPTYNPNDPGGAAENGARNRAITDAFEPGSTMKTFTISAALDARAVRADEKFDCLMGRMMVGRYQIHDTHPHGVLTVAEVFKFSSNIGATKIARRLGRDEFARALDRFGFGHQTEIGLPGERSGIIRPVSKWGDIGFANASFGQGLTVTPLQMIAGVSAIASGGVYHQPHVVARIVNQDGSVETPALRPDRRVISADAARTMVGIMRGVTEPGGTAKQAAIPGYPVAGKTGTAQKVANGHYDSSKWVASFIGFAPADDPRVAIIVVVDEPQGDHLGGAVAAPVFREIGEQALRYLHVPPSAAALAAASKADGATDKHGKKAAAATSSADTDDDVSPDFAASDAPADPTLGEDGDLDGNWDSSDGAEGAASGGRNDAVVVPNFAGLSIAEAIHAARRSGVELSFDDTVGGPSGVAVKQKPAPGPAARGTPIRVAFGRRE from the coding sequence GTGATCGCCGCCACCCGCTGGACGCGCATTCGCCTGGTGGCTTGCGGGGTCGGCTTTGGTTTGCTGTTCACGGCGGTCGGCCGGCGCGCCTATCACCTGCAAGTCGTGCAGGCCGACCACCTGCGCACGATGGCCGAAGAACAATACCTGCGCGAGATCGAGCTGCCGCCCCGCCGCGGCCGCATCCTGGATCGCAACGGCGCCGAGCTGGCGTCCACCGCCGACGTCGATTCGATCTATTGCAACCCGCGCCGCCTGCCGGATGTACGCGACGCCTCCCGCCGTCTGGCCTACGTGCTGGGCCTGGAACGCCGCGAGCTGGAAAAGAAGCTTTCCCAGAAACGCTTTTTCGCCTGGGTCAAACGCAAGGTGACGCCCGACGAGGTGACGGCGGTCCGCGCGCTGAATTTGCCCGGCATCGCCTTCACCCGCGAGCCGCGGCGTTTTTATCCCAATCGCACGCTGGCGGCGACGGTGATGGGTCACGCCGGCTCGGACGGCGGCGGCCTGGACGGCGTCGAGCTGTCGTTCGACAAATACCTGCGCGGCAGCACGTCGTCAGTGCAAGGCGTACGCGACGCCTTGGGCCGCGATCTGATGGTCGAGGGCATGGCCGACATGCCCACCGGCGTGGGCAGCGACGTGGTGCTGACGATTGACCGCTACCTGACCTTCGTCACCGAGAAAGCGCTGGCCGATGCCACCGCCGCCCACCATGCCAAGTCGGTCATCGCCGTGGTCATGGATCCATCCAACGGCGAGGTGCTGGCCATGGCGTCGACACCGACTTACAACCCGAACGATCCAGGCGGCGCCGCCGAGAACGGGGCCCGCAACCGCGCCATCACCGACGCCTTCGAACCGGGATCGACGATGAAGACGTTCACCATCTCGGCGGCGCTGGACGCCCGCGCGGTGCGCGCCGACGAAAAATTCGACTGCTTGATGGGCCGCATGATGGTCGGCCGCTACCAGATCCACGACACCCACCCGCACGGCGTGCTGACCGTGGCCGAGGTGTTCAAGTTCTCCAGCAACATCGGCGCCACCAAGATCGCCCGCCGCCTGGGCCGCGACGAATTCGCCCGGGCGCTGGACCGTTTCGGCTTCGGCCACCAGACGGAGATCGGCCTGCCCGGCGAACGTTCCGGCATCATCCGCCCGGTCAGCAAGTGGGGCGACATCGGTTTCGCCAACGCTTCGTTCGGCCAGGGTTTGACGGTGACGCCGCTGCAGATGATCGCCGGCGTCAGCGCCATCGCTTCGGGCGGCGTCTACCATCAGCCGCACGTGGTGGCGCGCATCGTGAATCAGGACGGCAGCGTGGAGACCCCGGCTTTGCGGCCCGACCGACGGGTGATCTCGGCGGACGCCGCCCGCACCATGGTCGGCATCATGCGCGGCGTGACCGAACCCGGCGGCACCGCCAAGCAAGCGGCCATCCCCGGATACCCGGTGGCGGGCAAGACCGGCACCGCGCAAAAGGTGGCCAACGGACACTACGACTCTAGCAAGTGGGTGGCGTCCTTCATCGGGTTCGCCCCCGCCGACGATCCCCGGGTGGCCATCATCGTCGTCGTCGACGAGCCGCAAGGCGATCACCTGGGCGGCGCGGTGGCGGCGCCGGTGTTCCGCGAGATCGGGGAACAAGCCTTGCGTTATTTGCACGTCCCACCGTCGGCGGCGGCGCTGGCGGCGGCCAGCAAAGCGGACGGCGCCACTGACAAACACGGCAAAAAAGCCGCCGCCGCCACCAGCAGCGCTGACACCGACGACGACGTCAGCCCCGACTTTGCCGCCAGCGACGCTCCCGCTGACCCCACGCTGGGCGAGGACGGCGATCTCGACGGCAATTGGGACTCCAGCGACGGCGCCGAGGGAGCGGCCTCCGGCGGCCGCAACGACGCGGTGGTGGTGCCGAACTTTGCCGGGCTCAGCATCGCCGAGGCCATTCACGCCGCCCGTCGCAGCGGGGTCGAACTGTCCTTCGACGACACCGTCGGCGGCCCGAGCGGCGTGGCCGTCAAACAAAAACCGGCTCCCGGCCCCGCCGCACGCGGCACGCCGATCCGCGTGGCCTTCGGTCGCCGCGAATGA
- the ftsW gene encoding putative lipid II flippase FtsW → MGIRVTGPGAEARSRWGTTIAVAVRQRWEAVLRIFHRDSSLGGAPGDARPLIRPSEIGVDRVLCGAVLVLVGFGMVMVFSSGAVFAAKKYGDSTYFLKREIIYAVAGLAAMSLALRTDYSIYRRLAYPLLGVSILTLVAVLKIGSRAGGAIRWFRLGPLSFQPSELAKLALAVYLATLLARQSEKVRVFSVGFLPPLLVTGTMMGLLLKQPDLGTAVIFGVVALGLLFIAGTRTSYLILALLVAAPAGWKFIVSTPFRMRRMLAFLDPWAFRRNVGYQITESLISVGSGGVTGMGLGDGRQKLFFLPEAHTDFILSIVGEELGLLGILFVIAGFGVLVWRGLRTAYRARDVFGCYLAFGITAMFGLQALVNIGVVLGSLPTKGLPLPFISYGGSSLVVSLFMAGILGNISARNPEPRDGLWTGLHARAAKAGNRRLEDGPTIVVEVDPPRPRPLPPAAPQ, encoded by the coding sequence ATGGGCATCCGCGTGACTGGCCCCGGGGCGGAAGCCCGTTCCCGATGGGGCACCACCATCGCCGTGGCCGTGCGCCAGCGCTGGGAAGCCGTGCTGCGGATATTTCACCGGGATTCATCGCTCGGTGGCGCGCCCGGCGACGCCCGACCGCTGATTCGCCCCAGCGAGATCGGTGTCGACCGCGTGCTGTGCGGCGCGGTCCTGGTGCTGGTGGGATTCGGGATGGTGATGGTGTTCTCGTCGGGCGCCGTGTTCGCCGCGAAAAAATACGGTGATTCGACCTATTTTCTGAAGCGCGAGATCATCTACGCGGTGGCCGGCCTGGCGGCGATGTCGCTGGCCTTGCGCACGGACTACTCGATCTACCGGCGCCTCGCCTACCCGCTGCTGGGCGTGAGCATCCTGACCTTGGTGGCGGTGCTGAAGATCGGCTCGCGCGCGGGCGGCGCCATCCGCTGGTTTCGCCTGGGCCCGCTGTCGTTTCAACCCAGCGAGCTGGCCAAGCTGGCGCTGGCCGTTTATCTGGCCACCCTGCTGGCGCGACAATCGGAGAAGGTGCGGGTGTTCTCGGTGGGGTTCTTGCCACCGCTGCTGGTGACGGGAACAATGATGGGGCTGCTGCTGAAGCAGCCGGACCTCGGCACGGCGGTGATCTTCGGCGTGGTCGCCCTGGGCCTGCTTTTCATTGCTGGCACGCGCACCAGCTATTTGATCCTGGCGCTGCTGGTGGCGGCCCCGGCGGGATGGAAGTTCATCGTCTCGACGCCGTTCCGCATGCGCCGGATGCTGGCCTTTCTGGATCCCTGGGCCTTCCGGCGCAACGTCGGCTATCAGATCACCGAATCGCTGATCAGCGTCGGCTCGGGCGGCGTCACCGGCATGGGCCTGGGTGATGGGCGGCAGAAGTTGTTTTTTCTTCCCGAGGCGCACACCGATTTCATTCTGTCGATCGTCGGCGAAGAGCTGGGGCTGCTGGGGATCTTGTTCGTCATTGCCGGTTTTGGCGTGCTGGTGTGGCGCGGCCTGCGCACGGCTTACCGGGCGCGCGACGTGTTCGGCTGCTACCTGGCCTTCGGTATCACCGCCATGTTCGGGCTGCAGGCGCTGGTGAACATCGGCGTGGTGCTGGGATCGCTGCCCACCAAGGGGTTGCCGCTGCCGTTCATCAGCTATGGGGGCAGCTCGCTGGTGGTCAGTCTGTTCATGGCCGGCATCCTGGGAAATATTTCGGCGCGCAATCCCGAACCGCGCGACGGCCTGTGGACCGGGCTGCACGCGCGCGCCGCCAAGGCCGGCAACCGGCGACTGGAAGACGGCCCGACCATCGTCGTCGAGGTCGACCCACCCCGCCCTCGTCCTCTTCCACCCGCGGCGCCACAATGA
- the mraY gene encoding phospho-N-acetylmuramoyl-pentapeptide-transferase has translation MLFHLFNALREKLPGANVFRYVSTRVGLATLTSLLITFMVAPWFIRRARASQLGEVIREDGPASHASKKGTPTMGGALIILALVAATVLWCDLRSTLIWLALLVTVGFGAIGFLDDYLKLSRRNKKGLSGRLKIAGQLVIGGVACAWLFTGEALPADVRLRLALPLVNFHHTSLALPLAAYLGFGMFTLVATSNAVNLTDGLDGLAIGPVIISSFTFLLLAYAAGTTLRNFNIAGYLGMPHVPGSGELAVFCGAMGGAGIGFLWFNTHPAQVFMGDVGALSLGGALAFVALASKTELSLPIIGGVFVTEAVSDIIQVAYYKRTKKRVFLMAPIHHHFEKLGWPESRIVVRFWIVSFACAILGLILTLKVR, from the coding sequence ATGCTGTTTCACCTCTTCAATGCGCTCCGCGAGAAATTGCCGGGGGCGAACGTGTTTCGTTATGTCTCGACGCGCGTCGGGTTGGCCACGCTGACGTCGCTGCTGATCACCTTCATGGTGGCGCCGTGGTTCATTCGCCGCGCCCGCGCCAGCCAACTGGGCGAGGTCATTCGCGAAGACGGCCCGGCCAGTCATGCCTCGAAGAAAGGCACGCCGACCATGGGCGGGGCGCTGATCATCCTGGCCCTGGTGGCGGCCACCGTGCTTTGGTGCGACCTGCGCAGCACGCTGATCTGGCTGGCCCTGCTGGTCACGGTGGGCTTCGGGGCGATCGGGTTTCTCGACGATTATTTGAAGCTGTCGCGCCGAAACAAGAAAGGTCTGTCCGGGCGGCTCAAGATCGCCGGACAGCTGGTGATCGGCGGCGTGGCATGCGCCTGGCTTTTCACCGGCGAGGCGCTGCCCGCCGACGTACGCTTGCGGCTGGCGTTGCCGCTGGTCAACTTTCACCACACCTCGCTGGCGCTGCCGCTGGCCGCGTACCTTGGCTTCGGGATGTTCACGCTGGTGGCGACGTCGAACGCCGTCAACCTCACCGACGGTCTGGACGGCCTCGCCATCGGGCCGGTGATCATCTCGTCGTTCACGTTCTTGCTGCTGGCGTACGCCGCCGGGACTACCCTGCGCAACTTCAACATCGCCGGTTACCTGGGCATGCCGCACGTGCCGGGCTCCGGCGAGCTGGCGGTGTTCTGCGGGGCGATGGGCGGCGCGGGCATCGGGTTCCTGTGGTTCAACACCCACCCGGCGCAGGTGTTCATGGGCGACGTGGGCGCGCTGTCCTTGGGCGGCGCGCTGGCCTTCGTCGCGCTGGCCTCGAAGACCGAGCTGTCGTTGCCGATCATCGGCGGCGTGTTCGTCACCGAAGCGGTCAGCGACATCATCCAGGTGGCGTATTACAAGCGCACCAAAAAGCGCGTGTTCCTGATGGCGCCCATCCACCACCATTTTGAAAAGCTGGGCTGGCCGGAATCGCGCATCGTGGTGCGTTTTTGGATCGTCTCCTTCGCTTGCGCCATCCTGGGCCTGATCCTGACCTTGAAAGTGCGATGA
- a CDS encoding Fic family protein, with protein MDRTQEMGMDAKFFELDAKMEAVRNKLASFPPNLIKTYQDRLDVSWIFHDNALEGVVLSYSELKAAIDQRIISDVTLIPMYEEVRNHKLAVDFVREEANNTKKPLPVDLELVRKLYAILTPEAAAKGYPYRRENPLHRLYYHEIAPPEKISYKMRKLGEWLESEEFRDLHPITRATKAHHRLLTTYPWTKNSGKVARLLMNFMLLRHGYLPAVIHSIERQRYYEVLRYENEGLLSLVIESLENSIETTGKFLDELNGLRMKRAS; from the coding sequence TTGGACAGAACGCAGGAGATGGGGATGGACGCCAAGTTCTTCGAGCTCGACGCGAAGATGGAAGCGGTGCGGAATAAGCTGGCCAGCTTTCCGCCGAACCTGATCAAGACCTACCAGGATCGGTTGGACGTCTCCTGGATCTTTCACGACAACGCCCTTGAGGGCGTTGTGCTTTCGTACTCCGAGCTGAAGGCGGCCATCGACCAGCGCATCATCAGCGACGTCACGCTGATCCCGATGTACGAAGAGGTTCGCAACCACAAGCTGGCGGTGGACTTCGTTCGTGAGGAAGCCAACAACACGAAGAAGCCGCTGCCGGTGGACCTGGAGCTGGTTCGAAAGCTTTACGCCATTCTGACGCCGGAGGCAGCCGCCAAGGGCTACCCGTATCGGCGCGAGAACCCGCTGCACCGGCTCTACTATCACGAGATCGCGCCGCCCGAGAAAATCTCGTACAAGATGCGGAAGCTGGGCGAGTGGCTGGAGTCGGAGGAGTTCCGCGACTTGCACCCCATCACCCGCGCCACCAAGGCCCACCACCGGCTGCTGACGACATACCCGTGGACCAAGAACTCTGGCAAGGTCGCTCGGCTGCTGATGAACTTCATGTTGCTGCGGCACGGTTACTTGCCGGCGGTCATCCACTCGATTGAGCGCCAGCGTTATTACGAAGTGCTGCGCTACGAAAATGAGGGTTTGCTGAGCCTGGTCATCGAATCGCTGGAGAACAGCATCGAGACCACCGGCAAGTTCCTCGACGAGCTGAACGGTCTGCGCATGAAGCGGGCGAGCTAG
- the murF gene encoding UDP-N-acetylmuramoyl-tripeptide--D-alanyl-D-alanine ligase, whose amino-acid sequence MSAAPASHALGFAVAAMNGTVIAAGTRGDRFAGAATDSRLAQRGQLFFALPGERVDGFSFAGQAAAAGVAAIVVQAGRGLPAGCAGAAVIAVADPRAALGALGQAVRERFAGMVIGVTGSNGKTTTKELIAAALRPLGEVLRTAGNLNTDVGLPLTILAASGSEKAWVLEMAMRARGEIATLARIARPHIGVITNVAGAHLERLGSLEEVARAKGELFAELPPDGIAILPNDEPLVTAQAAHIPAARQLRFGVGVAADVRVMEVIPAGAAGAVVRYAVRDVPLVARLPLPGLHNARNGAAALAVALAAGVPVTAAARALESLTLPPHRSAAVDAGGRTVLDDCYNANPASMRAALAALLSSVGAGRPFAILGDMLETGPDAQTLHRQIGAEAAPRLAGLVGVGPLAAAMVQAARAAGLPDARALCAATPEEAAAHVAPWTQPGDWILVKASRGMKLEGAVTALGRLLATGAAARGNKIG is encoded by the coding sequence GTGAGCGCGGCGCCCGCCAGCCACGCACTTGGTTTCGCCGTGGCGGCCATGAACGGCACCGTGATCGCCGCCGGCACGCGGGGCGATCGGTTTGCCGGCGCAGCCACGGACAGCCGCCTGGCCCAACGCGGGCAGCTCTTCTTTGCCTTGCCGGGCGAGCGCGTCGACGGATTTTCCTTCGCCGGGCAAGCCGCGGCGGCCGGCGTCGCGGCCATCGTGGTGCAAGCCGGACGCGGCCTGCCCGCTGGCTGCGCCGGCGCCGCGGTGATCGCCGTGGCCGATCCGCGCGCGGCGCTGGGCGCGCTGGGGCAAGCGGTGCGGGAGCGTTTCGCGGGAATGGTCATCGGCGTCACCGGTTCGAACGGCAAGACCACCACCAAGGAATTGATCGCGGCGGCGCTGCGTCCGCTGGGCGAGGTGTTGCGCACGGCCGGTAACTTGAACACCGACGTCGGTCTGCCGCTGACCATCCTGGCGGCCAGCGGCAGCGAAAAAGCCTGGGTGCTGGAGATGGCCATGCGGGCGCGCGGTGAAATCGCCACCCTGGCGCGCATCGCCCGGCCGCACATCGGCGTCATCACCAACGTGGCCGGCGCGCACCTGGAACGTCTCGGTTCTCTCGAAGAGGTGGCGCGCGCCAAAGGCGAGTTGTTCGCGGAATTGCCTCCCGACGGGATCGCCATCCTGCCCAACGACGAACCGTTGGTGACAGCGCAGGCGGCGCACATTCCGGCCGCGCGACAGCTTCGGTTCGGCGTCGGCGTCGCTGCCGACGTACGCGTGATGGAGGTGATCCCGGCGGGCGCCGCCGGCGCGGTGGTGCGATACGCGGTGCGCGACGTGCCGCTGGTGGCGCGCTTGCCGCTGCCCGGCCTGCACAACGCGCGCAACGGAGCGGCGGCGCTGGCGGTGGCGCTTGCGGCCGGCGTTCCGGTCACGGCGGCAGCGCGCGCCCTGGAATCACTGACGCTGCCGCCGCACCGTTCGGCTGCCGTCGACGCCGGCGGACGCACGGTGCTGGACGATTGCTACAACGCCAACCCGGCGTCGATGCGCGCGGCGCTGGCGGCGCTGCTGTCGTCGGTGGGCGCGGGCCGGCCGTTCGCCATCCTCGGCGATATGCTGGAGACCGGACCCGACGCTCAGACCCTACACCGGCAAATCGGCGCCGAGGCCGCCCCTCGTCTGGCCGGCCTGGTCGGGGTGGGGCCGCTGGCGGCGGCGATGGTGCAAGCGGCGCGCGCCGCTGGGTTGCCAGATGCGCGGGCGCTCTGCGCGGCCACCCCCGAGGAAGCGGCGGCGCACGTGGCGCCGTGGACGCAGCCCGGCGATTGGATCTTGGTCAAGGCGTCGCGCGGCATGAAGCTGGAAGGCGCGGTCACCGCGCTGGGCCGGTTGCTGGCCACGGGCGCCGCTGCCCGCGGAAACAAGATAGGCTGA